GGGTCGGCGCCGAAACCGAGAAACTGGTCATCGAAACGGCGACCGGTGAAGCCGCTTCCTGGTCCAGGGTCGGAAAGCTGCTGGAAGTCCTCGCCGCGGAGGGCGACTGGCAGCGGGTTCATGACAACGGCCAGCTGATCGCGCTGCTGGGGGAATATTCCTCCGTCACCCTGGAACCGGGCGGACAGATCGAACTTTCGGGTCGTTTCTGCCCCGACATCCACTGCTGTGAAGGCGACTTTATCGCCCACATCAGCAACATCGTCCGTGTCGCCGCACCGCTCGGCCTGACCTTTCTCGGTCTCGGCGTCCAGCCCTTCACGCCGCTGGAGAAGATCGACTGGCTGCCCAAGGCCCGCTACGGCATCATGGGCCCCTACATGGAACGCACCGGCGACATGGGCCAGCGGATGATGAAGCAGAGCGCCGGGCTGCAGGTCAACCTCGACTTCAAGGACGAGGAGGACGCGCTCTTCAAGCTGCGCCTCGGCCAGGCCCTCGCGCCGCTGCTCTACGCCCTGTTCGCCAACTCGCCGCTGCTTGACGGCAGACCGAGCGGCTTTCTCTCCACTCGCGGTGAAATCTGGCAACGCACCGACCCGGACCGCTGCGGCCTGGTCCCGAGCCTGTTCGAACCGGGTGCCGACCTGCAGACCTACACCGAATACGCCCTCGACGTGCCGATGTACTTCATCGTCCGCGACGGCCGCTACATCGACCTGACCGGCGAACGTTTCAGCTTCCGCCGTTTTCTGGCCGAAGGCTTCAGCGATGCGACGGCGACCCTCGGCGACTGGGACCTGCACCTCTCGACCCTGTTCCCCGAAGCGCGACTGCGACCGCAGGTCGAGGTCCGCACTGCCGACAGCCTGCCGCAGCACCTGACCCTCAGCGTCACTGCCCTGCTCAAGGGACTGTTCTACCACCGCGACGCGGGAGAACACCTGCTGAAGCTGATGTGGGGGGGCGATCTGGAACGCCTGCAGCAGAGTTATCGCGATTCCTGGCGCCTGGGACTGAAAACCCGCCACGGCCGCCATAGCCTGCATGACATCGCCCGGGAGGCGCTTGCCGCGGCACGCGAGGGACTGCGGCAGCAGCAGCGCCTCAACCATCGCGGCAGCGACGAAACCTGCTACCTCGACGACCTCGAACCGCTGGTTGCGAGCGGTGAAACCCTGGCCGACCAGCTGCTGGCCCGCTGGAGCGGTGACCGAACCAGGGATTTGGCGCTGCTCAAGGAACATTGCGCCTTCCACCTTTGACCGATACATGATTTCAGACACTTGCATAAGCTCACCTGCTGATCCCCCGAAAACCCGCGAAAAACTGCGC
The Geothermobacter hydrogeniphilus genome window above contains:
- a CDS encoding glutamate--cysteine ligase, which produces MSTLIKPDLQQPLTDPGLLTDFLRRGARPPEEWGVGAETEKLVIETATGEAASWSRVGKLLEVLAAEGDWQRVHDNGQLIALLGEYSSVTLEPGGQIELSGRFCPDIHCCEGDFIAHISNIVRVAAPLGLTFLGLGVQPFTPLEKIDWLPKARYGIMGPYMERTGDMGQRMMKQSAGLQVNLDFKDEEDALFKLRLGQALAPLLYALFANSPLLDGRPSGFLSTRGEIWQRTDPDRCGLVPSLFEPGADLQTYTEYALDVPMYFIVRDGRYIDLTGERFSFRRFLAEGFSDATATLGDWDLHLSTLFPEARLRPQVEVRTADSLPQHLTLSVTALLKGLFYHRDAGEHLLKLMWGGDLERLQQSYRDSWRLGLKTRHGRHSLHDIAREALAAAREGLRQQQRLNHRGSDETCYLDDLEPLVASGETLADQLLARWSGDRTRDLALLKEHCAFHL